In Streptomyces chartreusis, the following proteins share a genomic window:
- a CDS encoding urea amidolyase associated protein UAAP1 codes for MTTTDGPTADTSPDAAPATVRDLHLTDSVHSARDDARAQGGRAGDWMPYLPASTSPHCPPGVDRTSLVWAETVAPGGYTHKVLARGSRLRFDDPTGHACAHLLLFNALEPVERLNVADTLKIPWQAYLGVNHPLLSGDGRVMAVVTGDSSGRHDAFCGTTTDTWNQHKYGDSRPEGPSPSGRGLFVKAAAKHGLSRRDLPPSVSFFQGIRVEPDGALTWQGGAGPGTHVELVAEMPLLVLVANVAHPLNPRSEYAVGPLRVHAWRGLATGPDEERFTATPELHRAYLNTVDHCEARGL; via the coding sequence ATGACGACGACCGACGGGCCGACGGCCGACACTTCACCCGACGCGGCCCCCGCCACCGTCCGCGACCTCCACCTGACCGACAGCGTCCACAGCGCCCGCGACGACGCCCGCGCACAAGGCGGCCGAGCCGGCGACTGGATGCCGTATCTGCCCGCGTCCACCTCCCCGCACTGCCCACCCGGAGTCGACCGAACCTCCCTGGTGTGGGCGGAGACGGTGGCTCCCGGTGGCTACACCCACAAGGTCCTCGCCCGCGGCAGCCGCCTGCGCTTCGACGACCCGACCGGCCACGCCTGCGCCCATCTGCTCTTGTTCAACGCCCTGGAACCGGTGGAGCGGCTCAACGTCGCCGACACCCTGAAGATCCCCTGGCAGGCCTACCTGGGCGTGAACCACCCTCTGCTGTCCGGCGACGGCCGGGTCATGGCCGTCGTCACCGGCGACTCCTCCGGCCGGCACGACGCGTTCTGCGGCACCACCACCGACACCTGGAACCAGCACAAGTACGGGGACTCACGCCCCGAGGGACCGTCCCCTTCCGGACGTGGACTCTTCGTCAAAGCCGCCGCCAAGCACGGTCTGAGCCGTCGCGACCTGCCACCCAGCGTGTCCTTCTTCCAGGGCATACGGGTCGAGCCCGATGGCGCCCTCACCTGGCAGGGCGGCGCGGGACCGGGCACGCACGTCGAACTCGTCGCGGAAATGCCCCTGTTGGTGCTGGTCGCCAACGTCGCGCATCCGCTGAACCCGCGCTCCGAGTACGCCGTCGGGCCCCTGCGCGTACACGCCTGGCGCGGCCTCGCGACCGGTCCCGACGAGGAGCGGTTCACCGCCACGCCCGAACTGCACCGGGCGTACCTCAACACCGTCGACCACTGCGAAGCCCGGGGGTTGTGA
- a CDS encoding urea amidolyase associated protein UAAP2 yields the protein MATSQTEGFAPAEPIETVVNTYPTTSGGTIASTVPVGAVYAEGSALDWGASLVEGTVVLDEKVAPNAAWSAVVKQGHVLTIVDVGGNQSADCLLYDAADPEERYSVPDTLAWQGNAYVRTGTVLRSNEGRPLMTVVANEIDRQDTIGGACGKESNTLRYGHHVMFHHGCRENFLAEASRHGLGVRDLVSNLNWFMNVPVEADGALGIVDGMSAPGRRVAVRAETDVLVLVSNCPQMNNPCNDFNPTPLRMIVVAPSSPATSHDANSQSPSEAAA from the coding sequence ATGGCGACCAGCCAGACCGAGGGCTTCGCGCCCGCCGAACCCATCGAGACCGTCGTGAACACCTACCCGACCACCTCGGGCGGCACGATCGCCTCCACCGTCCCGGTCGGTGCCGTGTACGCCGAGGGCTCCGCCCTGGACTGGGGGGCGAGCCTGGTCGAAGGCACGGTCGTCCTGGACGAGAAGGTGGCGCCCAACGCGGCCTGGTCGGCGGTGGTGAAGCAGGGGCACGTCCTGACCATCGTCGACGTCGGCGGCAACCAGTCCGCCGACTGTCTCCTCTACGACGCGGCCGACCCCGAGGAGCGCTACAGCGTCCCCGACACGCTGGCCTGGCAGGGCAACGCCTACGTGCGCACCGGCACCGTCCTGCGCAGCAATGAGGGACGCCCCCTCATGACCGTCGTGGCCAACGAGATCGACCGTCAGGACACCATCGGCGGCGCCTGCGGCAAGGAGTCCAACACCCTGCGCTACGGCCACCATGTGATGTTCCATCACGGCTGCCGGGAGAACTTCCTGGCCGAGGCCTCCCGGCACGGCCTCGGGGTGCGGGACCTCGTCTCCAACCTCAACTGGTTCATGAACGTGCCCGTCGAGGCGGACGGCGCGCTGGGCATCGTCGACGGCATGTCGGCGCCCGGCCGACGGGTCGCGGTGCGCGCCGAGACGGACGTCCTGGTGCTGGTGTCCAACTGCCCGCAGATGAACAACCCGTGCAACGACTTCAACCCGACCCCGCTTCGGATGATCGTCGTGGCCCCCAGCAGCCCCGCGACCTCTCACGACGCCAACTCGCAGAGCCCCTCGGAGGCTGCCGCGTGA